GTCTTGGTCATAGGTCCAGCTCCCAAGAACCCCCAGTGCCAGGCTACAGTCagtgagtttgagtcccagggtCAGGTCTGGGCTCTGGCCTCACTATTTCCTGCTCTCTGCCTCAGGTGGCTCCTGGTGCCCTCCACTAGGCTTTGTCCTGCAGTGTCCCCTGGGGGCTGCCCCAGAGGAGGACAGGAGTGCCTGGTCCATCTCACACTGTCCTCCAGTCCCGGTGCAGAGCCCCCCTCTGACAACCCCAGACTctgccacagcagccatggccctggggctggcacagtgcccTGCCCTGGGCGGAAGCTGCCAGGAGTCCAGGACCCGCCCCCATGCAGGGAACCTGACGGGCGGGTCTGGCTTGTCCCTGTGTCAGTTCCTGCTGTGCATGGGGTGTGGGCCAGGGAGAGGGAACTGGGTAGGACAGGCACTGGTCAGAATTCAGGATGGGGGCAGCAAGTACCTGGGGTGCGGGCCTGGCTGGCAGCAGGAGTCCAGGCAGTGTGCCCACCCAATCCCACAGAGCTTGCTGGGCACAGCACAGGACACAGGGAAGCCACTGGGGCCTTTATTGAGGTGTCCCCATGGGACCATGTCTGCtgtgcgcgcgtgcacacacacacacacacacacacacacacacacacgagtcctGGCTGGTCAGGATGCAAGGGCGTCAGAGCTTGCCGCCATCCAGGGCTTGTGTTccaggccagggagctgggccGTGCCTGCAGAGGCTGCCAGGGGCTGCTACCTCCAGCAGTTCTGCCTCAGAGGTGCAACTGGGGGAGGATAGAGCAAGTGAGGCTGAGAAGGGACCCGCTCCCAGGGTGGGGCTGGACAAGCAGGGGACACATACCCTCGGGGCTCAGCCTGCAGGCTCCCAGGACAGCTTCCTCTTGGGCTGGAGGCAGAAGGGGCTGTGGGAAGAAGGGCCAGCTTGCAGCGGGCTGGAGTCCTGCCACTCAGGCCCTGCCCGGCCCTCTGGAACCAGGCAGACCTGTGTGGCTGGccgcgggggtgggggcagcgcAGCCCCTGCCTGCTGGATGAACTGCTGAAGGTTGCACTGCCGTAGCTCCCGGTTTAGTTCCTCCagctcctgggcctgggcctgggggtgggcgCACCATCCTCAGAGGGACccccagctcacctgcagggCCAGCTCAGCAGTGACCCTGTCCCAGGCCCCTCTGTCCCCTGCTGGAGCccccagctcacctgcagggcctgATCAGCGGCGGCCAGGGCCTGATGCACCAGAGCCAAGCTGGCCTGCACCTCCGTGCTGAGCCGCTCCTGGGCAGCCAGGTCCTGACACAGCCGCTCCCTGGTGGCTGCTGTGGGGGGTGGGGTTTCCTGGGCACCAGCCaccagctgcagctcagcctccAGGGCGCGGGCCTGGGCGTCCAGGGCCTGCAGGCGGGCGGCGTGCTCGGCGGTGGCCTCGGTCAGGGCCTGCAGGCGGGCCTGCCCCTCGCGCTCCCGTGCCTGCTCCCgcagcagctcctgctcccagaAGGCCAGGTGGCCCAGCTCCTCGGAGTTCCTCTGCACACGCAGCTCCAGGCCCTGCAGGTCCAGGCTGTGGCCCTGCGTGGGAGTGGCAGGGGACCCCGGCTCACGGGCCCCCCGCGGCTTGGGAGGAAGGCTGGCTCGCATGGCACATCGCTCTGGGGGCACGCAGCCCTGACTGGGCCCGGTGCGTCTCAGCACAAACTGGACATCACTGGCAAGCTGCCCGCAGGTGGCCTGAGCGCCCACAGGACACTCCTGGGGCAGCAGCTGCCGCTCCTTCTCCCTAAGCCGCTGCACCAGGACGAAGCGGCCCGTCTGCCCTGGGGGAGACAGGGTTAGGGCTCAGCTGGCCCCCCCAATGTCCATGCTGAGGCCTCCTGGCTGGACAGGCCAGCAGGAGGGGCGGCCCGACCCCTGCACTCACCGATGGCCTGTGCTAATGCGATGACCACTTCCTGACAGGTGGTCTGCTCCGAGACACCACAGACCACCCGCGGGATGCCGTCCACCCACACCTTGAGCTCCATGGCCGCGGGGTGCAGGACCATCCTGTGCTGCGGACAGCGCCGGTCAGCGGGGCCATCCAGCCTGGCGGCCAGCGCCCCGCCAGGGACCGGGAGGCACATTCACCCGGGGAGGGCATGCCCGGCAGGCGCCCCCGAGCCCCCCACGCTCCCGATGCCCTCTGAATCCCCTGAGGCCCCTGTGTCCCCGCACCCCCCAAGTCCTCCGGTGCTCCCCAAGTCCCCTGAGCCCCCTCCGAGTCCCCCGCTGCACCCCATTCCCCTGAGCCCACCGTGTCGGCGCGCCCCCCTGCCCCCAAAGTCCCCCGGTGTCCCCCGTACCCTCAAGCCCTCCGAGTCCCCCGGTGTCCCCCGGTACCCCCCAGCCCCCCGAGTACCCTGAGCCCCCCGCGTCCCAAGCACCCCGAGtgcccgccggccccgcccccaaGCCGGGGACCGGGCGACTCCTTCACCCGGGGAGGACGCCCCCGGCCGGCACCTCCGGTGCCCCCCTGTCCCCGGCGTCCCCCGCGCCCCCGAGCCCCGCCGGTCCCGGCTCACCTGGGCGGGCGCCGGCCCGAGCGGCCGCGGCGCTGAGAGCCGCTGAGAGCCGCTGAgagccgccgcccgccgcccgccgccccaTTGGTCCGTGGCCCGCACGGCCCGCCCCTGCCGCGCTCTCATTAGCTGCGCCGCGCACGCCTCCCGCCTCCCGCTCGCGCCCGTTGGCCTGCCTCTCTAGGCTCCGCCCCCATTGGACgcgcgcccgccccgcccccagcgGCGCACAGGTgtgggcggggccgggggcggggccggggctcGGGCTCGAGAACAACGCGGAAGCGCGTCGGCCGCGGCGGGGCGGCGGGCAGGTGCGTGCCGCGGCGGGGCCGCTTCCTCGCCGCTCTCCTGCAGACGCGTCCCCTCGGCCTTCTCCCTCAGGGCCCGCGGCGTGAGCGCCCTGAGGGCGGCCGGGGAGCAGGGGCTGTGATTGGCGAGTTCTGGGACCCCCGGGCCGgggtcttcctccctctccaggacccccaagcTGAGGACCCCTCCCTCCTTGGGACTCCCGAGCTGGGGACCCCCTCCCTCCCCGGGACCCCAAATCCAGGGACCCCCCCCTCTCTGAGACACCTGGGCTGGGgactcctcttccctccccggGACCCCCGAGCTGGGgtccccctccttcctctgggcCGTGTACTCACTCCCTCCCTGGGACCCCCAAGCTGGGGaccccctccttcctctgggcCATGTACTCCCTCCCTTTCCCGGAACCCCCAGGCTGGGAATCCCCTCCCTCCCCGGGACCCCCAAGCTGGGGACCCCCTCCCTCCTCGGGACCCCCAAGCCGgggacccctccctccctctggacCCCCTAGCTGGGATCCCCCTTCCTGCTCTGGGCCGggtgctccctccctccctgggacTCCCAGGCTGggaacccccttccctccccatgaCATCAGGCCAGGGACCCCCGAAATAGGAACCCCCCCACCTCCGGGACTCCCATGCTGGACTTCTGGTCCAGGACAGcagggtggggggttggggagggccaGGGATGTTCAAGTGTGTTGGAGGTTGGGGGTGTCAAGTTTGGCAGAGGGTGCCATGCAGGAGGATCCTTTGCCAAGGTTATGGCATTATCCCACGCCAGGACACACCACAGGGTGCAGCTGGCCAGGCCGGGGCTCCGCTGCTGGCCGCTGCCCAGCACAGCCCCTCCCTGGCTTTCCCCGCCATGGGATATTGGGAGCACAGTGCTGTCCTGGGCAGGCTTAGCAGGCTGAGCTGGCCCCCAATGGGGTGGGGTCTCCTTGGAGGCTCCTGGCAACCCACAGCCCCACCTACTTCTGGGTGTGGGTGCCCACGGCAACCACATAGAGGCCTTCCTCTGAGTCCTGGGTGCTTAAGCCTCAGTCAGCACCCAGTCAGGGCTCTGGAGTGGGGGCAGCAGCCTGTAGCACCCACAGGGTGACACCACAGGGGTGGCTGGATGCCTGTGTGGCCAACCACCTGGCTGTGTGGGCTCCTCAAAGCCAGCCGGCCGTGCCACCTGGGCCTCATTCCTAGGGACAGGCCAGCAGGGGCCCACCTACAGGACACAGggacagctggcccagcccacccagctcccccAGCACATCGTTGATGACTCCCAAGGCTGGCCTGGACCCTCCAGAGGCCGAGGAGGAGGCTCCCCCAGGCCTGGCAAGAGACCCCAGTGCTGGGGACCTCAAGCCTCCCACAGGCTTGCCCACCAGCCAGCAGGACACAAAGCCTGTTTCCCCACCCGGGGCTGCCTCTGCTACCCTGCAgtaagtgggggaggggaggcccggCAGGGGGAGCGGGTTGCTGGAGCCCCAGGCACGCTGGCCTTGCAGCTTGGCACCCGAGACCCTGGACCCCCGCACACTGCAGCTGCTGTGGGGGCAGCGGGAGCTGGAGATCCAAGCACTGCGATGGGCCGTCAAGAACGGCTGCAATACCCAGCACCAGCGTGTGCTGCAGGAGGTGGCCGGATTCCCACCCCAGAGGTCAGCACAAGGCTTCCCTCCCCGCCCTAAACCTGGCTTCTCGCCTGACCCTGGGTCAGACCTGGACCCTTGTCCAGAGGTTGGGGGTGTGCTGAGCAAGCCTGTCCCCTAGGagcccccacagccctgcccggTTGGGGGATGACCCCCAGGagcccccacagccctgccccgtTGGGGGATGACCCCCAGGagcccccacagccctgcccggTTGGGGGATGACCCCCAGGagcccccacagccctgcccggTTGGGGGATGACACCTGTCCCCCCAGGAGCCCCCACAGTCAGGAGAAGCTCTTGCAGAACCAGGTGCATAAGCTCAGGCTGGAGCTGCAGGAGCAGAAGGAGAAGAGCCAGCAGGTAAGATAGGAGCTTGTGGAGTGGGGGGGTCAGCTGGTGAGACGGGGGCTCAGGGAGTGGGGGGCCAAGCTGGTGAGACGGGGGCTCAGGGAGTGGGGGGGCCAGCTGGTGAGACGGAGGCTCAGGGAGTGGGGGGGCCAGCTGGTGAGACGGGGGCTCAGGGAGTGGGGGGCCAAGCTGGTGAGACGGGGGCTCAGGGAGTGGGGGGGCCAGCTGGTGAGACGGGGGCTCAGGGAGTAGGGGGGCCAGCTGGTGAGACGGGGGCTCAGGGAGTGGGGGGCCAAGCTGGTGAGACGGAGGCTCAGGGAGTGGGGGGCCCAGCAGGTGAGACAGGAGCTTGTGGAGTGGGGGGCCAAGCTGGTGAGACGGGGGCTCAGGGAGTGGGGACCCCAGCTGGTGAGACGGGGGCTCAGGGAGTGGGGGTCCAAGCTGGTGGGACGGAGGCTCAGGGAGTGGGGGGTCCAGCTGGTGGGACGGAGGCTCAGGGAGTGGGGGGTCCAGCTGGTGGGACGGAGGCTCAGGGAGTGGGGGGTCCAGCTGGTGGGACGGAGGCTCAGGGAGTGGGGGGGCCAGCTGGTGGGACGGAGGCTCAGGGAGTGGGGGGCCCAGCAGGTGAGGTGatgggccctgggagcagggagagggCACCTTGTTGGCCCGGCTCACACCCTGACCCTCTGGCCAGGACAAGGAGATGTTGGAGCAGCGCCTGCTGCAGGCGACCCGCACCCTGCAGCAGCTAGAGGCAGAGCTGCAGGTCTACCAGAAgtcctgcctgctgcagctggcacGGGCCTCCTGGGTGGGCCGCACGCTGCGCTCCCAGACTGGCAGTGTGGAGGTGGGTATCTACCCTGCCCTGCGGCTAAGTGCCCCTCCTGGGTCGGGGAACCtgcccagcacttgcaaggtcaAACAAGAGAGGCACTCTCCCCCCAAGCTTCCATCTTTGGTCTCTGCATGCAGGTGGTGACCGCAGAGACCCTCAGGGAGCCCAGTGACATGGAAGACAGTGATCCGGCCTTGGGGTCTAGGGAGGTGAGCAACCCTcaggcccagcctggcagggCTCCACTGCCACCCTGCAGGCCAGCGGGACCCCAAGCCTCTTGCTCGCTGGCCAGGGCTTCCGTCTGGAGGACACGGACTGGAACAGCATTGCCCGCCGCTACCCCAACCTCTTCACTGACTTTGAGCCCAACCCAGAGCCCAGGTGATGGCAAGGGGCAGGGTGCCAGGTCCCAGCATTGGGCTGCAGAccttcactctcagctcagcagTGGGCAGGGAGGAGCTCTGGGGCATGGTCGTCCCACCAGGAGGCCAGGCTAGATTCCTTGGAGGTGTGGGCAGGTCTGGGGTTCAGGGATGGAGCTGCCACTGAGCAGAACCTGGTCCCCAGGGAGCCCCCGTCCCAGGGCTCACAGCCGGACCAGAGGCGCCACAAGAGTGTGGAGTGGAGCTCCTTGCCCCAGCCCAGCAGTAGCAGCTCCAGGGGTGCAGGCTCCGACTCCAGTAGCTGCCAGCTAGCCCCTGAAGAAGCGCAGGCGCCGAGGGGCGTGgcaaccaggagcctgggcaggGAGGAGCCCTCAGAAGGTGGAGTGGGCTCCCCCAGGGGCCCGTCATCCCCTGGCCCAGCTGGCTGTTCCCAGCCAGTTCAGCGTCGCTTCGGGGCAAGACATCCCCACAGACAGACCCCACGAGGGGCCCCCTTGGAAGGGCTTTCCCCAGGTCAACAGATGACGTCCGCAGGAGAGCCCACCAGGAGCAAGGTGGCAGAGCCCGACCACCTGCACATGGGTTCCGGGTTGAGGTGAGTGGGCGCAGGCAGGAGTGGGCAGGGTTCTGCTCTGCTGGGCTGGTGGGCAGGCACAGCTTCGCCttcctgcccgcctgcccgctgGCAGCCACCTGAAGATCGTTGCGGTGAGCCGCCGGCAGAAATTCGTGCGCATCCTCAACCAGTCTCGGGAGCAGACAGCCGACCTGGCGGGTGTCACGCTGCGGCAGCTGGAGCACGGCTTCCCTGTGCGCCTGTACCGGTTCCCGCCTGGCACGCACCTGGGACCCCGGCGCCAGCTCACGGTGCACTCCCTGCGCGcgccccaccctccccacaccctgccgCTACCCCACGTCACGCACCTCACGCGTACGCCTGTGCCACATGCAGATCTGGAGTGAGAGTGGCTGCGGCACGCAGAAAAGGCAGCCCTTGAATTCTGGCCAGGAGCCCATCCTCTTCCACGTCAGCCCAGGCTGTGTgaccctgctgctggggcccAAAGGCGAGGTGGGTGCGCGTCCCAGTGCAGGACAGCCAGGCGGTGGCATGTGGTGCACGGGCCAACATGCCCTGCTGGACCTCAGGTCCTCAGCGAACACCAGGCCCCACACTGCGTGACTGCTACTGCGAGGCTCTGTGCTGAGGACACCATCCTGTCGGTCGATGGCTTCCCGCTCCCAGAGGCCCAGCTTGGCGCTGACCTTCCAGAGCCGCGGCTCCAGCCTCCATACCCGCGCAAGGGCCGGATGCGGCAGGCCCCAGGCGGGCACGGAAGGCCCCCGTGGTGGCTGCGGACTCCATTCGCTTTCCCAACCCCGGGATCCCCTCGCCAGGCCTGTGCCCCCACTGACTTTCccaggacttcctggaggaggcccaggcctgggcaggacCACCTTGCCTTGGGCGAGTCGCGGGCTGCCAGGACCCCCTGCCCCGCCAACATGCCAGCCCCCGTGAAGATGCCGTCACTATCCCCGTGCGATGCTTTGCATTCCCAGGAAGTGCCATCGCAGACCAAGTGTTTCGAGAGCCCTGTGCCAGAGctcctgcccttcctcctggGTGCGCTGGGTCGGGGGGTGGCAGGGGGCAGAGGGTGGGACGAGCCGGTctcacctgagccatcctcataccccatcagaagccaggctgggcctggaggACTGCCAGGCCAGGAAGGAGCGACAAGTGCAGGTGAGAGCAGGCCCGCGGGGCATGCGGGGTGCATGGCACTCTGGGTGCGCAGGGCGGCCGCGCTGACCCGCCCCTGCAGGTTGGCCGCAGGAGCGTGGACCGGGACTGCCCGATGGTGCTGCTGTCCATGCAGAACACAGCAGAGAGCAGGTTCGGCTTCCGCTTCCTCTGCTGTCCACCCATCACAGCAGACAGGAGCAGGCGGTACTGGCGCTAGGCAGGTGGTGCCTGCCGCCCATTTATTAAAACGTCACCTACACTTGGAAACGGTTCACCTGATCCACGGGCACTGGTGGGCAAGGGGTTCTGAGTTGGCCTCTAGGGAGGGACACCTTGGGGGGCTtctgtcttctgcttccttttacCCAAAGGACTGGTTGGGACCAGGCCCACCTCATAGCCCAGTGTACCTGCCCAGGGGTTGGGCTAAGGGTGAGCAGGGGTCGGGGTGAGCGGGTTTAGgggtggcaggtgctgcaggccctggacccctgctgctgcctctgccgCTACCTTTGTGTCCGGCTGTCCCTGTGCTGGGGGGCCCGAGGCCACCTCCGCGGTCCTCAGCGCCGTCAGGCCGCCCAGGGCTCGAAGCCGCCACCCCCTGAGCAACAGCTCTGTGGAGCCGGGGGTGCGACTGCCCCTGGAAGCCAGGGGGTACTTGGGGGGCGAAAGTGCCAGGGTACAGCATAAGCTCCCAGAGGGTTCTAAAAAGCAAGAAAGGAGGCATGTCAGAGGGACCATCACACTCTCCACTTTCTGATGACCCAGCTCCATGACCTCTGATGCTGCTGGGGGGCAGGTAGGTGGGGGCCCTGGTCACCAGGGGTCAATGGCCAGAGTCGCTCCGGGTCCCTCTGGGCTTGGTGCCAGCAGGAGGCCTCAATGTGGCCccttcagcccctgccagcaGCTGTGAGGCTGAGAATCCCTCCTAAACCCACGTGACCTCCCACTTGCAGAGACCCTCAAGGTTCACCTACGCTGCCCAATGGGCACATCCACCCGGGTGCCCAGGGCATCCCGTGCTGTGGCCCTAGCCCTGTGCATACAGTCCGGCGGGaggcccctctccctccctctcttggcTCCAGCCCCAGGGGCTCTTGAGGGGGAGAGCAGGGGTACTTGGAAGTGGCCCACCTGTGTTGTAAGCTTCAGGGTCCTGCAGGTCAGAGGTGAGGGAGACCACCCCAAGGTGGGGGTCAGTTACTCTGGGGCTCCGGAGCTGGGTGGGCAGGCTTAGGGGGCTGCAGCAAATCCTGGGACCAGCCTGGTCCTCTTTTACCTCAGGGACCCTCTGCAGGGCCCAGGGGGCTGCAGCTCTGTGGTGCTGGAGGTCCAAGGGCCTGTGAGGGAGGGGGCTGAGGTAAGGCTAGGCAAGAAGCCACAGCTCGCTTTGTCCACAGAGTGCTGACCTGGGCTAATGACTGCTCAGCCCAGGCAGCTCCCCATCCTGAGCACCCCCGAACCAGACAGGGTGCAGCAGGATTGGGGTGTGAGGGGTCACCTACCACAGGTCAAGTTCCATCTGGGGCTGaagcccagccacagccaggtgGTCAGTGTAGCTCTGTGCAGGTGTGGGCTCTGGGCCTGGGGTGCTGGCAGCAAGTTTTGCTGGCCCACACCAGGGCAACTGCTCGGCAGAGGCCCAGGCCTAAAGAAACGGGGGCTGGAGAAGCCGCCTTGGACAGGTGTAGGGCCCCAGTACAAACAACATGGAGAAGACCAGgacaagggcagggcagggggccgAGCAGGGCTGTGGGCTTCCTGGGGCACCTGGGtggagggccagggcagggggccgAGCAGGGCTGT
The sequence above is a segment of the Ochotona princeps isolate mOchPri1 unplaced genomic scaffold, mOchPri1.hap1 HAP1_SCAFFOLD_148, whole genome shotgun sequence genome. Coding sequences within it:
- the LOC101518680 gene encoding ras association domain-containing protein 7 gives rise to the protein MVLHPAAMELKVWVDGIPRVVCGVSEQTTCQEVVIALAQAIGQTGRFVLVQRLREKERQLLPQECPVGAQATCGQLASDVQFVLRRTGPSQGCVPPERCAMRASLPPKPRGAREPGSPATPTQGHSLDLQGLELRVQRNSEELGHLAFWEQELLREQAREREGQARLQALTEATAEHAARLQALDAQARALEAELQLVAGAQETPPPTAATRERLCQDLAAQERLSTEVQASLALVHQALAAADQALQAQAQELEELNRELRQCNLQQFIQQAGAALPPPPRPATQPLLPPAQEEAVLGACRLSPEVAPLRQNCWR
- the LOC101518195 gene encoding lamin tail domain-containing protein 2, with product MTPKAGLDPPEAEEEAPPGLARDPSAGDLKPPTGLPTSQQDTKPVSPPGAASATLHLAPETLDPRTLQLLWGQRELEIQALRWAVKNGCNTQHQRVLQEVAGFPPQRSPHSQEKLLQNQVHKLRLELQEQKEKSQQDKEMLEQRLLQATRTLQQLEAELQVYQKSCLLQLARASWVGRTLRSQTGSVEVVTAETLREPSDMEDSDPALGSREGFRLEDTDWNSIARRYPNLFTDFEPNPEPREPPSQGSQPDQRRHKSVEWSSLPQPSSSSSRGAGSDSSSCQLAPEEAQAPRGVATRSLGREEPSEGGVGSPRGPSSPGPAGCSQPVQRRFGARHPHRQTPRGAPLEGLSPGQQMTSAGEPTRSKVAEPDHLHMGSGLSHLKIVAVSRRQKFVRILNQSREQTADLAGVTLRQLEHGFPVRLYRFPPGTHLGPRRQLTIWSESGCGTQKRQPLNSGQEPILFHVSPGCVTLLLGPKGEVLSEHQAPHCVTATARLCAEDTILSVDGFPLPEAQLGADLPEPRLQPPYPRKGRMRQAPGGHGRPPWWLRTPFAFPTPGSPRQACAPTDFPRTSWRRPRPGQDHLALGESRAARTPCPANMPAPVKMPSLSPCDALHSQEVPSQTKCFESPVPELLPFLLEARLGLEDCQARKERQVQVRAGPRGMRGAWHSGCAGRPR